From Mytilus edulis chromosome 8, xbMytEdul2.2, whole genome shotgun sequence, one genomic window encodes:
- the LOC139485328 gene encoding uncharacterized protein encodes MEKECLLLLVFILSVYSWDPDAGYVPSWTKMPGVSVKATSGANHAANIIDNDDNTHWTSGSCLPSGYVPRADENILLNACSNGHCSAECGPANDLVKLTDGNFYTLSNVNVNTNTTGQQKAKMMIHFLTPIDLHLLSVWGIYKTETELRVTYWNATTEVLKSLQHADNYKQITITKVLDNVKEILLESNSNFQLKEIASIGSKGCRERITVDLGTLREVGMVRTRHWAGSNSATVLTMLFSADNIAFTHNVSLIPNALHAVNTDLSPARTVRYIQLEYQLFQKNYEKVYCWEIDAWDHLTLWGKPVIANTQKNTIRNILGVNGIWGWQHSKYSSLLNSNEGPNLYNAVASHARNYHNLDWDVTSPSKDPQYCEMENNHGTQAKSWLNWDTEYSAWRKANLVIDVSFQFTNKSFPQKVWQSPEIEAFNLGKHFARHFGAAHGNGLVDAVEIGNEPWDYEASFYNKILKGMSAGLKEIDPKIKILPGAFQAHDKHDTGNYIGTRVTQNLAVNISVVNFHTYSFRTNSNGVRIGTYPEHPDSSFNSIRNIVRWRDSNMPSKPIWVTEWGWDADGKGESCTFPECVSEAAQALYGIRGLLILARSNVQKVTWFFYANSQYCHTLFCRSGLTASTTHNFVKKNVFYAFEGILNLIGDKYFLGIYQENDNGYVYLFGSSQAHVTGSSMSRQQLLQHASHIVAWKPVDISEVSISTIRVQLGSAIDHVSVHKFTGQFPAINKTNVSVNGTVLDIKMSAHPVVVELRPSNIGTGQIVG; translated from the coding sequence ATGGAGAAAGAGTGCCTGCTTCTTCTTGTGTTTATACTGTCGGTTTACTCTTGGGATCCTGATGCTGGGTATGTTCCATCTTGGACCAAAATGCCGGGAGTGTCTGTAAAGGCTACATCTGGTGCAAACCATGCTGCAAATATAATAGACAATGATGACAACACACATTGGACTTCTGGATCATGTCTTCCATCAGGGTATGTACCACGTGCTGACGAAAACATCCTACTAAATGCCTGTAGCAATGGCCATTGTAGTGCTGAATGTGGACCTGCAAATGACCTGGTAAAGTTGACGGATGGAAATTTCTATACATTGTCAAATGTAAATGTAAACACTAACACAACAGGTCAACAAAAAGCCAAAATGATGATACATTTCCTAACTCCAATAGATCTACATTTATTATCGGTATGGGGTATCTATAAAACTGAAACAGAGCTACGTGTTACTTACTGGAATGCAACAACAGAAGTTTTGAAATCTTTGCAGCATGCTGACAATTATAAACAAATCACAATCACGAAGGTTCTCGACAACGTAAAAGAAATATTATTGGAATCAAATAGCAACTTTCAGCTAAAAGAAATCGCCTCAATTGGCTCAAAGGGCTGCAGGGAACGTATAACCGTGGATTTGGGAACGCTAAGAGAAGTCGGAATGGTTCGGACAAGACATTGGGCCGGGTCTAATTCCGCAACTGTTCTAACGATGCTATTTTCGGCTGACAACATTGCCTTTACTCATAACGTGTCATTAATTCCAAATGCACTGCATGCCGTCAACACAGACTTAAGTCCAGCGAGGACCGTTCGATACATCCAACTAGAGTATCAACTGTTCCAAAAGAACTATGAAAAAGTTTATTGTTGGGAGATTGACGCATGGGATCATTTAACGTTATGGGGCAAACCAGTTATTGCTAATACACAGAAAAACACAATAAGGAATATACTTGGAGTCAATGGTATATGGGGGTGGCAACacagtaaatacagtagtttgtTGAACAGCAATGAAGGTCCAAATTTATACAATGCCGTTGCTTCACATGCAAGAAATTATCATAACTTAGACTGGGACGTTACAAGTCCAAGTAAAGACCCTCAGTATTGCGAAATGGAAAATAACCATGGTACCCAGGCTAAAAGTTGGCTTAATTGGGATACTGAATATTCCGCATGGCGAAAAGCAAACCTTGTGATCGATGTTTCATTTCAGTTTACGAATAAGTCTTTTCCTCAGAAAGTTTGGCAAAGCCCCGAAATAGAAGCGTTCAATTTAGGGAAACATTTTGCTCGCCATTTTGGTGCAGCTCATGGTAATGGCCTGGTTGACGCAGTTGAAATCGGTAACGAACCTTGGGATTATGAGGCGAGTTTTTACAATAAGATTTTAAAAGGTATGAGTGCAGGTCTAAAAGAAATCGATCCGAAAATCAAAATTCTTCCTGGCGCTTTCCAGGCTCACGATAAGCATGATACTGGAAACTACATTGGCACTCGCGTTACACAGAATCTTGCTGTGAACATTAGTGTGGTTAATTTTCACACCTATAGCTTCAGAACAAACAGTAACGGAGTTCGCATAGGAACTTATCCAGAACACCCAGATTCTTCATTTAACAGCATAAGAAACATAGTTCGATGGAGAGATAGTAATATGCCATCAAAGCCGATATGGGTGACTGAATGGGGATGGGATGCCGATGGTAAAGGAGAAAGCTGCACATTTCCTGAGTGTGTATCGGAAGCAGCGCAAGCATTGTACGGTATAAGAGGACTTCTAATTCTCGCGAGATCTAACGTCCAAAAAGTCACATGGTTTTTCTATGCAAATTCGCAGTATTGTCATACATTGTTCTGTCGAAGTGGCTTAACTGCTTCCACAACGCATAACTTTGTGaagaaaaatgtattttatgCTTTTGAAGGAATACTTAATCTTATTGGTGACAAATACTTCTTAGGAATTTACCAAGAAAATGACAATGGTTATGTTTATTTATTCGGGTCATCTCAAGCTCACGTGACAGGGTCGTCTATGTCACGACAACAACTCCTCCAGCATGCCTCACACATTGTAGCATGGAAACCTGTAGATATTTCTGAAGTGTCTATCTCAACGATTCGTGTACAGCTAGGTAGTGCCATCGATCACGTTTCGGTACATAAATTTACAGGTCAGTTTCCCGCAATTAATAAGACGAATGTATCTGTCAACGGAACCGTCTTGGATATAAAAATGTCTGCACATCCAGTTGTTGTCGAGCTTCGTCCGTCAAATATTGGCACTGGGCAAATTGTTGGTTAG